A genomic segment from Helicobacter sp. NHP19-012 encodes:
- a CDS encoding chemotaxis protein CheW has protein sequence MALKELFEKQKKGNKDEKLEDNEEILQFIGFIIGNEEYAIPILNILEIVKPIGYTRVPGTPNYVLGVFNLRGNVFPLISLRLKFGLPAEKLNKDMRYLVVRHNDQIAGFFIDRLTEAIRIKQSDIDPVPETLLENDQLIYGIGKREDKLVSILKVEEILKKDF, from the coding sequence ATGGCATTAAAAGAGCTGTTTGAGAAGCAGAAAAAGGGTAATAAAGATGAAAAACTTGAGGACAATGAGGAGATTTTACAATTCATCGGCTTTATCATCGGCAACGAGGAATACGCCATCCCCATTTTAAATATTTTAGAGATTGTCAAACCCATAGGCTACACGCGCGTGCCTGGAACGCCTAATTATGTGTTGGGGGTGTTCAATCTTAGGGGCAATGTCTTTCCTTTGATTAGTCTGCGCTTGAAGTTTGGCTTACCTGCTGAAAAGCTCAATAAAGACATGCGTTATTTAGTTGTGCGCCACAACGACCAAATTGCCGGCTTTTTTATCGACCGCTTGACAGAGGCAATCCGCATTAAACAATCCGACATCGATCCGGTGCCCGAAACCCTTTTGGAAAATGACCAGCTGATTTATGGTATTGGCAAGCGGGAGGATAAATTGGTTTCAATTCTTAAAGTAGAAGAGATACTCAAAAAGGATTTTTAG
- a CDS encoding methyl-accepting chemotaxis protein, producing MFSKLGIAAKIIMGVCVVVVLGITTMGVVISKQVRTVTRNTTIETMQRNVDENAARLQRVMNRMFESMSTLAENLASIDLTHNESERQQLIRKFLNSTVRVKLVSVSAVGDPNGSYITSKVGDTLETSIKKDFYNPGITRQVLQDGKILKTKPYFREIGGQRIFGFELAVPLDKNEHGKTKLVGVMIAFVSIDGFADIVMRSKNDTFVMQQNGYLLLTYNKSIQGKLLSDVNRDPTAAHLVAMVHESRSGAMDYHAISTNKDSFLVVKSFDIFSKIGPDDFKFNWAVARFASKKEIFAAASYLQKLILVMGLVVVVVLVVIVYFLVRYLVGDRIGVVSNTLSSFFRLLNDPKNNKDVHIVEPKMLDEIGYMQQSINENILKIHENTKADSATIENMLTVVRHIKEGDFTQKITATPNNPDLLQLRGLFNDVVVYLQQHIGSYMQIINQAFERYQALDFTKSIPNPSGDVERAIDALGTEITKMLRTSLDFASALTKESKGLKACVDQLTNSANQQNKNLLQTSKSIESITESIASIGQKSEEMIAQGQDIRNIVEIIKDIADQTNLLALNAAIEAARAGQHGRGFAVVADEVRKLAERTQKSLGEIEANINVLVQSIADTSESIKAQSQSVEGINASLQAFKKDTQNNLTIANTSLEVGNNIDRISQDILEDANKKKF from the coding sequence ATGTTTTCTAAATTAGGGATTGCCGCTAAGATCATTATGGGTGTGTGCGTGGTGGTGGTGTTGGGTATTACAACCATGGGGGTGGTGATCAGCAAACAGGTGAGGACTGTTACGCGCAACACCACCATTGAAACCATGCAGAGAAATGTCGATGAAAACGCCGCCCGCCTGCAAAGGGTGATGAATCGCATGTTTGAATCCATGAGCACTTTAGCGGAGAATCTCGCCTCCATTGATTTAACCCACAATGAAAGCGAAAGACAGCAGTTGATCCGAAAGTTTTTAAATAGCACCGTACGTGTGAAACTGGTTAGCGTGTCCGCTGTGGGTGATCCTAACGGTTCTTATATTACGAGCAAAGTGGGAGATACCCTAGAAACTTCCATTAAAAAGGATTTTTACAATCCTGGAATCACGCGTCAAGTGCTACAAGATGGCAAGATTCTTAAAACAAAACCCTATTTTAGAGAGATTGGTGGGCAAAGAATCTTCGGCTTTGAATTGGCGGTGCCTCTTGACAAGAATGAACATGGCAAAACTAAATTAGTGGGGGTGATGATCGCTTTTGTCAGCATTGATGGTTTTGCTGATATTGTCATGCGTAGCAAAAACGACACCTTTGTGATGCAACAAAACGGCTATTTATTGCTGACATACAACAAAAGTATTCAAGGCAAACTCTTGAGCGATGTCAATCGTGATCCTACGGCGGCACACTTAGTGGCGATGGTGCATGAAAGCCGCTCTGGGGCTATGGATTACCACGCCATCAGCACCAATAAAGATAGTTTTTTAGTGGTGAAATCCTTTGACATATTTAGCAAAATTGGTCCCGATGATTTTAAATTCAATTGGGCTGTCGCGCGGTTTGCAAGCAAAAAAGAAATCTTTGCAGCGGCCAGTTATTTGCAAAAATTGATTTTGGTCATGGGGTTAGTGGTGGTAGTGGTGCTGGTGGTGATCGTCTATTTTCTTGTGCGTTACCTCGTGGGCGATCGTATCGGAGTGGTTTCTAACACCCTGAGCAGTTTCTTTAGACTGCTTAACGACCCTAAAAACAATAAAGATGTGCACATTGTCGAACCTAAAATGCTCGATGAGATTGGGTATATGCAACAATCCATTAATGAAAACATCTTAAAAATCCACGAGAACACCAAAGCCGACAGCGCGACCATTGAAAATATGCTCACTGTGGTGCGCCACATTAAAGAGGGGGATTTTACGCAAAAGATCACGGCCACGCCCAATAACCCGGATCTTTTGCAACTTAGAGGACTCTTTAACGATGTGGTGGTGTATTTACAACAACACATAGGCTCTTATATGCAAATCATTAACCAAGCTTTTGAGCGTTACCAAGCCTTAGACTTCACGAAGAGTATCCCTAACCCCTCTGGTGATGTTGAAAGGGCCATCGATGCTTTAGGAACTGAGATCACAAAAATGTTGCGCACTTCGCTAGATTTTGCCAGTGCACTCACAAAAGAATCAAAGGGTTTAAAAGCCTGTGTTGATCAGCTCACAAACAGCGCAAACCAGCAAAATAAAAACCTGCTCCAAACTTCTAAATCTATCGAATCTATCACAGAGAGCATCGCTAGCATTGGCCAAAAAAGTGAGGAAATGATTGCACAGGGGCAAGACATTAGAAACATTGTGGAGATCATTAAAGACATTGCTGACCAAACAAACTTACTGGCTCTAAACGCAGCCATTGAGGCGGCGCGTGCTGGGCAACACGGGCGGGGTTTTGCCGTGGTGGCTGATGAGGTGCGTAAACTTGCCGAGCGCACCCAAAAGAGCTTGGGTGAAATTGAGGCAAATATTAATGTTTTAGTGCAAAGCATCGCCGACACTTCTGAGTCCATTAAAGCCCAGAGCCAAAGCGTGGAGGGGATCAACGCCTCTTTACAAGCTTTCAAAAAAGACACGCAAAACAATCTCACTATCGCCAACACTTCTTTAGAAGTGGGTAACAACATCGATCGCATTTCTCAAGACATTTTAGAGGATGCGAATAAAAAGAAATTTTAA
- a CDS encoding cell surface protein produces MERIWAHRGGFLLACCLGVFFGCGQPQNHAPINYNFNYKEDITNTVNQNHLQASRTAPIVTSQTKHIIRLKTNGPKKVVFSQENYYPLSEGEVGIEEAHGKLFLDVRSPKLQRFMQGEVLLTKRQTQTFKLNNASTQITNIEGRIKTYEYTQTKQKDHSINAPYQRYTLQQKAPARFEIAIDKIPYEFDTQGCRIVIRKQLIDTFANSKEVMINLDFKRELRNKAGFDLFLECPW; encoded by the coding sequence ATGGAGCGGATTTGGGCGCACAGAGGGGGCTTTTTGTTGGCGTGTTGCTTGGGGGTGTTTTTTGGGTGCGGACAGCCACAAAACCATGCCCCTATCAACTACAACTTCAATTACAAAGAGGACATCACAAACACAGTCAACCAAAACCATTTACAAGCTTCTAGAACCGCCCCTATTGTTACAAGCCAAACCAAACACATTATTCGCCTAAAGACAAATGGACCTAAAAAAGTGGTCTTCTCCCAAGAAAATTACTACCCCTTAAGTGAGGGTGAAGTCGGCATTGAAGAGGCACATGGCAAGTTGTTTTTAGATGTCCGCTCTCCTAAATTGCAAAGGTTCATGCAGGGCGAAGTGCTTTTAACCAAAAGACAGACCCAAACCTTTAAACTCAACAACGCCTCCACCCAAATCACTAACATTGAGGGGCGCATTAAAACCTACGAATACACCCAAACCAAGCAAAAAGATCACAGCATCAACGCCCCCTACCAACGCTATACCCTGCAACAAAAAGCCCCAGCTCGTTTTGAAATTGCCATTGACAAAATCCCCTATGAGTTTGACACACAGGGTTGTAGGATTGTGATTAGAAAGCAACTCATCGACACCTTTGCCAACAGCAAGGAAGTCATGATTAACTTAGATTTTAAAAGGGAACTGCGCAACAAAGCGGGCTTTGATTTGTTTTTAGAATGCCCTTGGTAG
- a CDS encoding transglycosylase domain-containing protein codes for MQVLKKILWVLFILPVVLGGVFGGGYLFYLWQEADKDIQSVVDYRPNLTTKIVDTKGRLIANLYDKEFRIYTHFNEIPPRMVEALLAVEDTLFFEHNGVNLDAILRAFIKNLRNQKYAEGGSTLTQQLVKNMLLTRAKTLDRKLKEIVLSLKLERVLSKEQILERYFNQTFFGHGFYGIKTAALGYFKKPLALLSLKEIAMLVALPRAPSFYDPTRRLEFSLARANGIIKRMYDLGWISQKEMDVALNEVPKVYHTTTTQNVAPYVVDEVVRILGFLPDLKTGGYTIKLYVDLDYQKFARDSLKLGYKNMLKQLREQEDSTLNGAMVVTDVKSGHILALVGGVDHNKSAFNRATQAKRQLGSAVKPFIYQIAFDNGLSSASLIPDVARSFNNRNGTIPKKRHWRPRNYNRKVNGLVTLKDALTHSLNLATINLVDYVGFDTIYRDLSSFGFEDLPKNMSIALGSFGISPLEASMQYSLFSNYGSIVEPTLIESVTDARGQDKPLRLMTPKNILSQAQAFLTLSVLKNVVEKGTGHRAQVPGLEIAGKTGTSNNYVDAWFCGFSPSLQAIVWFGRDDNTSIGQAMTGGVVAAPVFGDFMKKVLKFDPNLKRHFDVPEDVVVQHINGETYYTIKGTVIPQQSQSTSPLLF; via the coding sequence ATGCAAGTTCTTAAAAAAATCCTATGGGTTTTATTTATTTTGCCCGTAGTTTTGGGTGGGGTCTTTGGCGGGGGGTATTTGTTTTACTTATGGCAAGAGGCAGACAAGGATATCCAAAGTGTGGTGGATTATAGGCCCAACTTAACTACAAAGATTGTAGACACTAAGGGGCGGCTCATCGCCAACCTTTACGATAAAGAGTTTCGTATTTACACCCATTTTAATGAAATCCCCCCGCGCATGGTGGAAGCCTTATTAGCTGTAGAAGACACCTTATTTTTCGAGCACAATGGCGTGAATTTGGATGCAATTTTGCGTGCTTTTATTAAGAATTTACGCAACCAAAAATACGCCGAGGGGGGCAGCACCCTAACGCAGCAGCTCGTAAAAAACATGCTTTTAACCCGGGCCAAGACCTTGGATCGCAAGCTTAAGGAAATAGTTTTATCGCTCAAATTAGAGCGAGTGCTAAGTAAAGAGCAGATTTTAGAACGCTACTTTAACCAAACCTTTTTTGGACACGGCTTTTATGGCATCAAAACTGCCGCCCTTGGCTACTTTAAAAAACCCCTAGCCCTTTTGAGCTTGAAGGAAATTGCTATGCTGGTCGCCTTGCCTCGTGCGCCCTCTTTTTATGACCCCACTAGGCGATTGGAGTTTTCCCTAGCACGGGCTAATGGCATTATCAAACGCATGTACGATTTGGGTTGGATCAGCCAAAAAGAGATGGATGTGGCCCTAAACGAGGTGCCTAAGGTCTACCACACCACCACAACCCAAAATGTCGCTCCCTATGTAGTGGATGAAGTGGTGCGGATATTGGGTTTCTTGCCCGACCTTAAGACTGGGGGCTACACCATTAAACTATATGTAGACTTGGATTACCAAAAATTTGCCCGTGATTCCTTGAAATTGGGCTACAAAAACATGCTCAAGCAGTTGCGCGAACAAGAGGACAGCACCCTTAATGGTGCGATGGTCGTAACAGATGTCAAAAGCGGGCACATCTTAGCCCTCGTGGGGGGCGTGGATCACAACAAGAGTGCCTTTAACAGAGCCACCCAGGCCAAGCGCCAACTGGGCAGTGCTGTAAAGCCCTTCATTTACCAAATCGCCTTTGACAATGGACTCTCTAGCGCATCTTTGATCCCCGATGTGGCGCGCAGCTTCAATAACCGCAACGGCACAATTCCTAAAAAGCGCCACTGGCGCCCTAGAAACTACAACCGTAAGGTCAACGGCCTGGTGACTCTAAAAGACGCTCTCACCCACTCGCTTAACCTCGCCACCATCAACCTTGTGGACTATGTGGGCTTTGACACCATTTATCGGGATCTTAGCTCTTTTGGGTTTGAGGACTTGCCTAAAAACATGTCCATTGCGCTAGGTAGTTTTGGTATTTCGCCCCTAGAGGCGAGCATGCAATATTCGCTCTTTTCTAATTATGGCAGCATTGTAGAGCCTACATTGATTGAAAGCGTTACGGATGCAAGGGGGCAGGATAAACCTCTAAGGCTCATGACCCCTAAAAATATCTTAAGCCAAGCCCAAGCCTTTTTAACTTTATCTGTGCTTAAAAATGTTGTGGAAAAGGGCACAGGGCACAGGGCACAGGTGCCTGGTTTAGAGATTGCAGGCAAAACAGGGACCTCGAATAACTATGTAGATGCGTGGTTTTGTGGCTTTAGCCCGAGTTTGCAAGCCATTGTGTGGTTTGGGCGCGACGACAATACGAGTATTGGGCAGGCGATGACGGGAGGGGTGGTGGCTGCACCCGTCTTTGGCGACTTCATGAAAAAGGTTTTAAAGTTTGATCCTAATCTTAAACGGCACTTTGATGTCCCCGAAGATGTGGTGGTGCAACACATCAATGGCGAAACCTATTACACCATTAAGGGCACGGTAATCCCCCAACAAAGCCAAAGCACTTCGCCCCTTTTATTCTAA